A single genomic interval of Rosistilla ulvae harbors:
- a CDS encoding DUF5060 domain-containing protein: MKSLAAFRWSALTAILILVTIARCERSFAKSPIVDDTVVFAEADGMLAVEAEHFFQQTSDDVRGFYLTHSDQTPSAGPDGDPPHVAGASGGAYLEILPDTRRDHGDKLIKGENFSPQAAAMAVLHYKVQIANPGRYYVWVRAHSTGTEDNGLHVGIDGQWPESGQRLQWCDGKRSWRWESKQRTDAQHCGEPHKIFLDIDKPGEHVIQFSMREDGFEFDKWLITRDREFTRPAGVGPSSAVHAGTMPKPFPFVAAVAAPAVVKRTSPTKPSSTAPLQMPRGADGDSSVKVSGEPKQWHKLTLDLSGPYAHEKDNTPNPFTDYRMSVEFTHADGDSYTVPGYFAADGNAANSSAEDGNVWRAHFAADRTGKWNYLVSFDQGELAALDKGAKAKPLAPFNGASGSFEIAASNKQGRDLRAQGRLQYVGKHYLQFAGSKKYFLKAGADAPETLLAYADFDNTIAGKAKRAPLKTWSPHLNDWRPGDPTWGDQKGRGLIGAINYLSGKGCNAFSFLTYNAGGDGDNVWPFIQRDDKLHYDCSKLDQWGIVFDHGTARGMYLHFKLQETENDDHWTGKGKAGFVPESLDDGNLGIQRKLYCREMVARFGHNLALNWNIGEESTQSTAQQVAMIDYLADLDPYDHNIVLHTYPGQHDKIYGALLGERSKLTGLSLQNSSLKATHADTLKWVRKSAAADKPWVVAFDESGTAAHAQAPDLGYRGFDGHDRTGKMAHTQHEVRKQTLWGTLMAGGAGNEYYFGYQFDENDIVCEDWRSRDQSWDYCRIAIEFFHDHGIPFWEMQNADALVGNNDNGIAKFCFAKPGDTYLVYLANGGTSDLDLSGVEGNFQVMWFNPRAGGDLQAGTIKSVQGGSNVALGTAPQDANEDWLVALRKD, translated from the coding sequence ATGAAAAGTCTTGCGGCGTTCCGTTGGTCCGCGCTCACTGCGATTCTGATTTTGGTCACCATTGCGAGGTGCGAACGGTCGTTTGCCAAGTCGCCTATCGTCGACGATACGGTCGTTTTTGCCGAAGCCGATGGGATGTTGGCTGTCGAAGCGGAGCACTTCTTCCAGCAGACCTCCGATGATGTCCGCGGCTTTTATCTCACGCATTCAGATCAGACGCCGTCGGCCGGCCCCGATGGCGATCCGCCTCACGTTGCCGGTGCCAGCGGCGGTGCGTATCTCGAGATCCTGCCCGACACGCGTCGCGACCACGGCGACAAACTGATCAAGGGAGAGAACTTCTCGCCCCAAGCAGCCGCGATGGCGGTGCTGCATTACAAAGTTCAGATCGCCAATCCGGGCAGGTATTACGTTTGGGTACGCGCCCATTCCACGGGGACTGAAGACAACGGATTGCATGTCGGGATCGATGGTCAGTGGCCTGAGAGCGGTCAGCGGTTGCAGTGGTGCGATGGGAAGAGGTCATGGCGTTGGGAGAGCAAGCAGCGGACCGACGCCCAGCACTGCGGCGAACCTCACAAGATCTTCCTCGATATCGATAAGCCGGGGGAGCATGTGATCCAGTTTTCGATGCGCGAAGATGGATTCGAATTCGACAAGTGGTTGATCACTCGCGATCGAGAGTTCACGCGTCCCGCGGGTGTTGGGCCGTCGTCGGCGGTCCATGCGGGAACGATGCCCAAACCGTTCCCCTTCGTCGCCGCAGTGGCAGCGCCAGCGGTTGTCAAGAGAACAAGTCCCACCAAGCCGTCGAGCACCGCTCCGCTGCAGATGCCTCGCGGCGCTGACGGCGACAGCAGCGTTAAGGTCAGCGGCGAACCGAAGCAATGGCACAAGCTGACGCTCGATCTGAGCGGCCCCTACGCTCACGAAAAAGACAACACGCCGAACCCGTTTACCGATTACCGGATGTCGGTCGAGTTCACGCATGCCGACGGGGACAGCTACACCGTGCCGGGCTATTTTGCTGCCGATGGGAACGCTGCGAATTCGTCGGCGGAAGATGGCAACGTTTGGCGAGCTCATTTTGCTGCCGACCGAACCGGCAAGTGGAACTATCTAGTTTCATTCGACCAAGGCGAACTGGCAGCATTGGACAAGGGAGCCAAAGCGAAGCCGCTGGCTCCGTTTAATGGTGCTTCGGGAAGTTTCGAGATTGCCGCCAGCAACAAACAGGGACGCGACCTGCGAGCTCAGGGACGCCTGCAATACGTCGGCAAGCACTACTTGCAGTTTGCCGGATCCAAAAAGTACTTCTTGAAAGCGGGAGCCGACGCGCCCGAAACGCTGTTGGCCTACGCCGACTTCGACAACACGATCGCCGGCAAAGCCAAGCGGGCACCGCTGAAAACCTGGTCGCCGCATCTCAACGATTGGCGTCCGGGCGATCCGACTTGGGGTGACCAGAAGGGACGCGGGCTGATCGGCGCTATCAACTATCTTTCGGGCAAAGGCTGCAACGCGTTTTCGTTCCTGACCTACAACGCCGGTGGCGATGGCGACAACGTCTGGCCGTTCATTCAACGCGACGACAAGCTGCATTACGATTGCAGCAAACTGGATCAGTGGGGAATCGTCTTCGATCACGGCACCGCTCGCGGTATGTATTTGCACTTCAAGTTGCAAGAGACCGAAAACGACGACCACTGGACGGGAAAAGGAAAGGCCGGGTTTGTTCCCGAGAGCTTGGACGACGGAAATTTGGGCATCCAGCGAAAACTGTATTGCCGCGAAATGGTCGCTCGCTTCGGGCACAATCTAGCGTTGAACTGGAACATCGGTGAGGAGAGCACGCAGAGCACCGCTCAGCAGGTGGCGATGATCGACTACCTGGCCGATCTCGATCCGTACGATCACAACATCGTGTTGCACACCTATCCTGGCCAGCACGACAAAATCTACGGAGCGTTGCTGGGAGAGCGGTCGAAGCTGACCGGTTTGTCGCTGCAGAACAGCAGCTTGAAAGCGACTCACGCCGACACGCTCAAGTGGGTTCGCAAATCGGCGGCGGCGGACAAACCGTGGGTCGTTGCATTTGACGAATCGGGGACTGCCGCTCACGCCCAGGCTCCCGATCTCGGGTACCGCGGTTTCGATGGCCACGACCGCACCGGCAAGATGGCTCACACCCAGCACGAGGTCCGCAAACAAACGCTGTGGGGAACCTTAATGGCTGGCGGTGCCGGGAACGAATATTATTTCGGGTACCAGTTCGATGAAAACGATATCGTGTGCGAAGACTGGCGCAGCCGAGACCAAAGCTGGGACTACTGCCGGATCGCTATCGAGTTCTTCCACGACCATGGGATTCCGTTTTGGGAGATGCAAAACGCGGACGCATTGGTCGGCAACAACGACAACGGAATCGCCAAATTCTGTTTCGCCAAACCGGGCGATACCTATCTGGTCTACCTGGCAAACGGCGGGACTTCCGATTTGGATCTGTCGGGCGTCGAAGGCAACTTTCAAGTGATGTGGTTCAACCCACGCGCTGGCGGTGACTTGCAAGCCGGAACGATCAAGTCGGTCCAAGGTGGATCGAACGTCGCCCTGGGAACTGCTCCCCAGGACGCCAACGAAGATTGGTTGGTCGCGCTGCGAAAGGATTAG
- a CDS encoding DinB family protein, with amino-acid sequence MELEAKLFTMMRGVLTEMVDGISDADFQSLPAGGGNSPNWILGHLALCNEFGLMTMGLPVERAEQMMPIYGPGSQPTEAADNLMSKADLVTFFNESADRFLMAVANASDEDLAAERSSPILKAHLPTVGDMVGHLLTTHFGMHIGQLSAWRRSRGMGSVLSV; translated from the coding sequence ATGGAACTTGAAGCGAAGTTGTTCACGATGATGCGCGGCGTGTTGACCGAGATGGTCGACGGAATCTCCGACGCCGACTTTCAGAGCCTGCCGGCCGGCGGTGGCAATTCGCCGAACTGGATCTTGGGACACCTGGCTCTTTGCAACGAGTTCGGGCTGATGACGATGGGGCTGCCCGTCGAGCGAGCCGAGCAGATGATGCCGATCTATGGCCCTGGCAGCCAACCGACCGAAGCGGCCGACAACTTGATGAGCAAAGCCGACCTGGTCACCTTCTTCAATGAATCGGCCGACCGCTTCTTGATGGCTGTCGCCAACGCGAGCGATGAAGATCTTGCCGCAGAGCGAAGCAGCCCGATCCTGAAAGCTCATCTGCCGACAGTCGGCGACATGGTGGGACACCTTCTGACGACTCACTTTGGAATGCACATCGGCCAATTAAGCGCCTGGCGTCGCAGCCGCGGTATGGGCTCGGTTCTGTCGGTGTAG
- a CDS encoding DeoR/GlpR family DNA-binding transcription regulator — protein sequence MSNGSPTEARRENLRRQIQATGFASLLELAAELQVSESTIRRDLDYLEELGEARRTHGGVFWTGSPTNMRLFEGRRDNRWEQKRAIAQAASQLIGDSDTIILDGGSTTYELARLLVGRPLQVVTNSLPVANLFASSDKSDLVLVGGYVHNRTGVTLGPFANTMLESLNVRHAVISIAGADERGYYNSNMLLVGTEKEMLRSADETIIVADSTKFGHASLSRTCQLGDVATVVTDDELSPQWQQRLTDAGVQLIIAPALHP from the coding sequence TTGTCCAACGGCTCTCCCACGGAAGCACGGCGTGAAAATCTGCGGCGGCAGATTCAAGCGACCGGATTTGCGTCGCTGTTGGAATTGGCGGCGGAACTGCAGGTCAGCGAATCGACGATTCGCCGCGACTTGGACTATTTGGAGGAACTTGGCGAGGCGAGACGAACTCACGGCGGCGTGTTTTGGACCGGGTCACCGACCAACATGCGACTGTTCGAAGGTCGCCGAGACAACCGTTGGGAACAGAAGCGAGCGATTGCCCAGGCCGCTAGCCAATTGATCGGCGACAGCGACACGATCATCCTCGACGGTGGCAGCACGACTTACGAACTAGCCCGTCTGCTGGTCGGACGACCGCTGCAAGTCGTGACGAATTCGCTGCCCGTTGCCAACCTGTTTGCCAGCAGCGACAAGTCGGATTTGGTCCTCGTCGGCGGTTACGTTCACAACCGCACCGGCGTCACTTTGGGGCCGTTCGCAAATACGATGTTAGAAAGTTTGAATGTCCGCCACGCGGTGATTAGTATCGCCGGGGCGGATGAGCGAGGTTACTACAACAGCAATATGCTTCTTGTCGGAACGGAGAAGGAGATGTTGCGCAGCGCCGACGAAACGATCATCGTCGCCGACAGCACCAAATTTGGCCACGCGAGCCTTTCGCGAACCTGCCAATTGGGCGATGTCGCGACGGTCGTGACCGACGACGAACTATCGCCCCAGTGGCAACAACGACTGACCGACGCCGGCGTCCAACTGATCATCGCCCCGGCGCTTCATCCATAA
- the pduL gene encoding phosphate propanoyltransferase, with protein sequence MTQSLDNAQIEALVRRAVRAIVNNDSTSAAQPPGWVDGKPNLRVSISARHVHLSDEHVETLFGPGATLTPMKDLYQDGFFAAEQTVMIIGPKKRMLPSVRVLGPTRPFSQVELAFTDSISLGLDIPIRHSGDIEGTPGCVLVGPAGTIQLDKGVIRAARHVHMNQSDAQYFGVKKGDFMDLKITSPQCTITMSDVLVRADDTSKLEVHIDTDEGNACNLDSATKIELIPSGGGCGCKAH encoded by the coding sequence ATGACACAATCTTTAGACAACGCACAGATCGAAGCCTTGGTTCGCCGCGCCGTTCGCGCGATCGTCAACAACGATTCGACATCGGCCGCTCAACCTCCCGGTTGGGTCGATGGCAAACCGAACCTTCGCGTCAGCATCTCGGCGCGGCACGTTCATCTGTCGGATGAACATGTCGAAACGCTGTTTGGCCCAGGCGCAACGCTGACGCCTATGAAGGATCTGTACCAAGACGGCTTCTTCGCCGCGGAACAGACTGTCATGATCATCGGCCCCAAGAAGCGGATGCTGCCAAGCGTTCGCGTGCTGGGCCCGACGCGTCCCTTCAGCCAAGTCGAACTGGCGTTCACCGATTCGATTTCGCTGGGGTTGGACATTCCGATCCGTCACAGCGGCGACATCGAAGGCACTCCCGGTTGCGTACTTGTTGGTCCCGCTGGCACGATCCAGTTGGACAAAGGCGTGATCCGCGCCGCCCGACACGTTCATATGAATCAAAGCGACGCCCAGTATTTTGGCGTCAAAAAGGGTGACTTCATGGATCTGAAGATCACCAGCCCACAGTGCACGATCACGATGAGCGACGTGTTGGTTCGCGCCGACGATACCAGCAAGCTGGAAGTTCACATCGACACCGATGAAGGAAACGCTTGCAACCTCGACAGCGCCACCAAGATCGAATTGATCCCCAGCGGCGGCGGATGTGGCTGCAAGGCTCACTAA
- a CDS encoding BMC domain-containing protein, giving the protein MAKINEALGMIETKGFITMMEATDAMLKSANVTFLGWDKVGSGLVTAFVTGDVAAVKAATDAGAAAGGRVGEVVAVQVIPRPHDDLGKVLKVGG; this is encoded by the coding sequence ATGGCAAAGATTAACGAAGCGCTCGGTATGATCGAGACGAAGGGTTTTATCACCATGATGGAAGCGACCGACGCGATGTTGAAATCCGCCAACGTCACTTTCCTCGGTTGGGACAAAGTCGGCAGCGGCTTGGTTACCGCGTTTGTCACCGGCGATGTTGCCGCAGTGAAAGCCGCAACCGATGCGGGTGCCGCAGCGGGCGGTCGCGTGGGTGAAGTGGTTGCCGTTCAGGTGATCCCACGTCCACACGACGACTTGGGCAAGGTTCTCAAGGTTGGTGGCTGA
- a CDS encoding BMC domain-containing protein — MNQALGLVETKGLLALIEATDAMAKAANVEITKRIDIGGAFCTTVVTGDVGSVRAAVEAGAAAAAQVGELVGSHVIARPSEGLVEAFINK; from the coding sequence ATGAATCAAGCACTTGGCCTTGTTGAAACAAAGGGTTTGTTGGCCCTGATCGAAGCTACCGACGCGATGGCCAAAGCGGCAAACGTCGAAATCACCAAACGCATCGACATCGGTGGTGCGTTCTGCACGACCGTCGTCACCGGCGATGTCGGCAGCGTTCGCGCAGCCGTCGAAGCGGGTGCTGCCGCGGCAGCTCAAGTCGGCGAATTGGTCGGCAGCCACGTGATCGCTCGCCCCAGCGAAGGCTTGGTCGAAGCGTTCATCAACAAGTAG
- a CDS encoding acetate/propionate family kinase produces MKVLVANLGSTSFKYQLIEMSDETTLARGAVDRIGSPESSCTVEIGDWKDQRTMSVPHHGVAVEACLAQLTDPEHGCIKSADEVDAIGFKAVHGGRFSGVYRIDEEVLAAMEEMRDVAPAHNPPYVAAMRQLALSGGNIPLIAAFETDFHQTTPDAQRYYAIPKQWSDDFHIRRFGFHGNSHRYIAMRTAELIPGASRVISCHLGGSSSLCAIRDGKSIGTTMGMSPQTGLPQNNRVGDFDPFAIPLIMEKTGLSLTEVLNKLANEGGLLGLSGKSGDMRDLEAGAAEGDADCQLALDVYVSEVRRMMGGLLVLLGGADAIVFTGGIGEKGAEIRAKVCEGLEDLGIAIDRVKNGVAEGEMAVHSETSRTQIWRIPTNEELVVARKCVELLGK; encoded by the coding sequence ATGAAGGTTTTAGTCGCAAATCTCGGATCTACGAGTTTCAAGTATCAGTTGATCGAAATGTCCGATGAAACCACGCTCGCTCGCGGCGCGGTCGATCGGATCGGTTCGCCCGAATCGTCCTGCACGGTCGAAATCGGCGACTGGAAAGATCAACGCACGATGTCGGTTCCGCACCACGGAGTCGCTGTCGAAGCCTGCTTGGCACAGTTGACCGATCCCGAACACGGCTGCATCAAATCGGCCGATGAAGTGGATGCGATTGGGTTCAAGGCGGTACATGGCGGACGGTTCAGCGGCGTCTATCGGATCGACGAAGAAGTATTGGCAGCGATGGAAGAGATGCGGGACGTCGCTCCGGCGCACAACCCGCCTTACGTTGCCGCCATGCGACAACTGGCTTTGTCCGGCGGAAACATTCCGTTGATCGCAGCCTTTGAAACCGATTTCCACCAAACGACTCCCGACGCCCAGCGTTATTACGCGATCCCAAAACAATGGTCGGATGATTTCCACATCCGTCGCTTTGGGTTCCACGGCAACAGTCATCGATACATCGCCATGCGAACGGCGGAATTGATTCCTGGTGCCAGCCGCGTGATCTCGTGTCACTTGGGTGGCAGTAGCAGTTTGTGTGCAATCCGCGATGGCAAGAGCATCGGGACCACGATGGGAATGAGCCCGCAGACCGGTTTACCGCAAAACAACCGTGTCGGCGATTTCGACCCATTTGCGATCCCCTTGATCATGGAAAAGACCGGGCTGTCGCTGACCGAAGTCCTGAACAAGCTGGCTAACGAAGGCGGCCTGTTGGGATTGAGCGGCAAGAGTGGCGATATGCGTGATCTGGAAGCGGGTGCCGCCGAAGGAGACGCCGATTGCCAATTGGCGTTGGATGTTTACGTTTCGGAAGTTCGCCGCATGATGGGCGGGCTATTGGTTCTGTTAGGCGGAGCCGACGCGATCGTCTTCACCGGCGGAATTGGAGAGAAGGGAGCGGAGATCCGCGCCAAAGTTTGTGAGGGTTTGGAAGACCTGGGGATTGCCATCGACCGCGTCAAAAACGGCGTCGCCGAAGGTGAAATGGCGGTCCACAGCGAAACCAGCCGCACGCAGATCTGGAGAATCCCAACCAACGAAGAACTGGTGGTCGCTCGCAAGTGTGTCGAATTGCTAGGCAAATAA
- a CDS encoding EutN/CcmL family microcompartment protein, whose translation MFIARVTGSVVSTQKVASMTGHKLLIVEPYRLEPDQRKSLTTTGRTFIACDTLGAGEGDYVLIVQGSSARLTPETKHLPIDCVIIGIVDSVHIEKQNVYKRDE comes from the coding sequence ATGTTTATCGCACGAGTTACCGGTTCCGTCGTCAGCACGCAGAAGGTCGCTTCGATGACCGGACACAAGCTGTTGATCGTCGAACCCTATCGATTGGAACCCGACCAGCGGAAGTCGTTGACGACCACCGGACGGACCTTCATCGCCTGCGATACCTTGGGGGCGGGTGAAGGGGATTACGTGCTGATTGTCCAAGGCAGCAGCGCTCGATTGACTCCCGAAACGAAACACTTGCCGATCGATTGCGTGATCATCGGCATCGTCGATTCGGTCCACATTGAAAAGCAAAACGTCTACAAGCGAGACGAATAG
- a CDS encoding aldehyde dehydrogenase family protein encodes MQYDENLIRSVVSQVLAEVGSPPPIHNGGGGYSGRHGVFHDANEAVAAAQEAFLQLTERTIEERGRIIDHIRRISIDQSEELGTMEMNETKIGRLEHKIAKLLTLGQRAPGIEMIKTEAFSGDKGLAIIERAPFGVIGAITPVTHSLPTITGNAVSMIAGGNTVVVNPHPSGKRVAAEGVRRFNEAIYNDLGIDNLICVIAEPTLETADAIFSHRDVRLICVTGGPAVARAALKSGKRAVVAGPGNPPVVVDETADLDRAARCIIEGGAFDNNLLCIAEKQVFVVEQVFDAMMSAMERAGAARLNSAEIDRLTSQAIAMVGEGEHRHQVAAKDFIGKDAAVLCAAAGKNVAADVELAFGETDYSHPFVGVEQMMPFIPFVRARDVDHAIAMAKESEHGFRHTSMIHSRDVRNMTKMGRAMDTTLYVKNGASMAGLGLGGEGYLSFSIAGPTGEGVTTPQTFTRERRCSIIENLYVVGSPKNV; translated from the coding sequence ATGCAATACGACGAAAACCTCATCCGCTCAGTCGTCTCCCAGGTATTGGCCGAAGTGGGTTCGCCACCGCCGATCCACAATGGTGGCGGCGGCTACAGCGGACGGCACGGCGTTTTCCATGATGCCAACGAAGCGGTCGCCGCGGCGCAAGAAGCGTTCCTGCAGCTGACCGAACGGACCATCGAAGAGCGTGGCCGGATCATCGACCACATTCGCCGGATCTCGATCGACCAGAGCGAAGAGCTGGGGACGATGGAGATGAACGAGACCAAGATCGGTCGCCTGGAACACAAGATCGCCAAGCTGTTGACCTTGGGCCAACGCGCTCCCGGGATCGAGATGATCAAGACCGAAGCCTTCAGCGGCGACAAAGGTCTAGCGATCATCGAACGCGCTCCCTTTGGTGTGATCGGTGCGATCACCCCCGTCACCCACTCGCTGCCCACGATTACCGGCAACGCCGTCAGCATGATCGCTGGCGGAAACACGGTTGTCGTCAACCCACACCCCAGCGGAAAACGAGTCGCTGCCGAAGGCGTTCGCCGCTTCAACGAAGCGATCTACAACGACCTGGGGATCGACAATCTGATCTGCGTGATCGCCGAACCAACTCTCGAAACCGCCGACGCGATCTTCTCGCATCGCGATGTCCGACTGATCTGCGTCACCGGCGGACCCGCTGTCGCTCGAGCGGCCTTGAAAAGCGGCAAGCGAGCCGTTGTCGCGGGCCCTGGAAATCCTCCCGTCGTCGTCGACGAGACCGCCGATCTGGATCGCGCCGCTCGCTGCATCATCGAAGGTGGAGCGTTCGACAACAATCTGTTGTGCATCGCCGAAAAGCAAGTCTTTGTCGTCGAACAGGTCTTCGACGCGATGATGTCCGCCATGGAACGCGCCGGCGCAGCGCGATTGAACTCGGCCGAGATCGATCGACTGACCTCGCAAGCGATCGCGATGGTTGGCGAAGGCGAACACCGACACCAAGTTGCGGCCAAGGACTTCATCGGCAAAGACGCTGCCGTGTTGTGTGCCGCGGCGGGCAAGAACGTCGCCGCCGACGTCGAACTGGCCTTTGGCGAGACCGATTATTCGCATCCGTTTGTCGGCGTCGAACAGATGATGCCCTTCATCCCCTTTGTCCGCGCTCGCGATGTCGACCACGCGATTGCGATGGCTAAGGAGAGCGAACACGGCTTCCGTCACACCAGCATGATCCACAGCCGCGATGTCCGGAACATGACCAAGATGGGCCGCGCGATGGACACCACACTGTACGTGAAGAATGGTGCCAGCATGGCCGGATTGGGACTTGGCGGCGAAGGCTATTTGAGCTTCTCGATCGCGGGACCGACCGGCGAAGGGGTGACCACGCCGCAAACGTTCACTCGCGAACGCCGCTGCAGCATCATCGAAAACCTGTACGTCGTCGGTAGCCCGAAAAACGTTTAA
- a CDS encoding EutN/CcmL family microcompartment protein, with protein MQTAKVLGTTRATIKHASFVGQKLLIVQPLMADGSADGPPLLTLDGWGASRGDTVLLTSDSSCMEDLIGKDKNTPARWTTMGIIDQR; from the coding sequence TTGCAAACCGCCAAAGTCCTCGGAACGACACGCGCTACGATTAAGCACGCCAGCTTTGTCGGGCAGAAGCTGTTGATCGTTCAACCGTTGATGGCGGACGGTTCGGCGGATGGCCCGCCGTTGCTGACCTTGGACGGCTGGGGTGCCAGTCGTGGCGATACCGTCCTGCTGACTAGCGATTCCAGCTGCATGGAAGACCTGATCGGCAAAGACAAAAACACGCCCGCCCGCTGGACCACGATGGGCATCATCGACCAACGATAG
- a CDS encoding EutN/CcmL family microcompartment protein: MRIAKVIGSVTLSRCHPAMAGSRLRCVLPVDDIAQIDSDDFSGSELLVTWDELGAGNGDLIALAEGPEAAQPFQPQIKCIDAYNAAILDHIDLQ; the protein is encoded by the coding sequence ATGCGAATCGCCAAAGTGATTGGAAGCGTAACGCTCAGCCGATGCCATCCGGCCATGGCCGGTTCGCGGCTGCGATGCGTGTTGCCAGTCGACGACATCGCGCAGATCGACAGCGACGACTTCAGCGGCTCCGAACTGTTGGTGACTTGGGACGAATTGGGAGCGGGCAATGGCGATCTGATCGCTTTGGCCGAGGGCCCCGAAGCGGCTCAACCCTTCCAACCGCAAATCAAATGCATCGACGCTTACAACGCGGCGATCCTAGACCATATCGACCTCCAATAG
- a CDS encoding class II aldolase/adducin family protein, producing the protein MQNIHKIKQDICEIGKRIYAKGFAAANDGNITVRVSENEVLCTPTMHCKGYLKPEDISVVDMTGKQLSGNKKRSSEALLHLEIYKQRPELKSVVHCHPPHATAFAVAREPIPQCVLPEVEVFLGDVPITKYETPGGQAFADTVIPYIHKSNVIILANHGTVSFGENVERAYWWTEILDAYCRILLLSRQLGHVQYLSGDKSRELLELKDKWGFTDPRLTKEFENCDICANDVFRDSWEANGVSRRAFDAPPAAGSMTGGAAPAAAAGKNVDEEQLVKLITAEVMRQMGKA; encoded by the coding sequence ATGCAAAACATCCACAAAATCAAACAAGACATCTGCGAAATTGGAAAGCGGATTTATGCCAAGGGTTTCGCCGCGGCCAACGACGGAAACATCACCGTCCGCGTCAGCGAAAACGAAGTCCTCTGCACGCCGACAATGCATTGCAAAGGTTATTTGAAGCCTGAGGACATCAGCGTTGTCGACATGACCGGCAAGCAGTTGAGCGGCAACAAGAAACGCAGCAGCGAAGCCCTGCTGCACTTGGAAATCTACAAGCAACGCCCCGAACTGAAGAGCGTTGTGCATTGCCATCCGCCACACGCCACCGCGTTTGCCGTCGCTCGCGAACCGATCCCGCAATGTGTGCTGCCAGAAGTCGAAGTCTTCTTGGGCGACGTGCCGATCACCAAATACGAGACTCCCGGCGGACAAGCGTTTGCCGATACCGTGATCCCGTACATCCACAAGAGTAACGTGATCATCCTGGCCAACCACGGCACGGTCAGCTTCGGCGAAAACGTCGAACGGGCTTACTGGTGGACCGAGATCCTGGACGCCTACTGCCGCATCCTGTTGCTGTCGCGTCAGCTGGGACACGTGCAATACCTCAGTGGCGACAAGTCGCGCGAACTGTTGGAACTGAAGGACAAATGGGGGTTCACCGACCCGCGTTTGACCAAGGAGTTCGAAAACTGTGACATCTGCGCCAACGATGTCTTCCGCGACAGCTGGGAAGCCAACGGCGTTTCGCGTCGCGCGTTCGACGCTCCACCCGCAGCCGGCAGCATGACTGGCGGAGCAGCCCCTGCGGCAGCCGCTGGCAAGAACGTCGACGAAGAGCAATTGGTGAAACTGATCACCGCCGAAGTCATGCGTCAGATGGGCAAAGCCTAA